The Leptospira langatensis DNA segment GAGAAACAAATAAGGTGTTTCGCCAATGGCAGCAAAAAAAGTAGTAAAGCAGATCAAGCTCCAGGTTGAAGCCGGAAAGGCCAACCCTGCTCCTCCAGTCGGACCGGCTCTCGGTCAGGCAGGATTGAACATCATGGAGTTCTGCAAACAGTTCAACGAGAGATCTAAAAACCAAATGGGTTATAAGCTCCCCGTTGTGATCACAGTATTCTCCGACAGGAGTTTTACATTCATTACCAAGTCCCCTCCGGCAGCTCTACTTGTTAAGAAAGCGATCGGATTAGAGACTGGTTCCGCAACTCCTCATACTGTTAAGGTTGGGAAGATCACTCGCAAGCAATTAGAAGAAATTGCTAAAACCAAAATGGAAGACTTAAACGCAAACGATCTGGACGCAGCCGTTCAAATCATCGCGGGAACTTGTCGCTCCATGGGCGTTACGGTAGAGGGTTAATTATGAAACGCGGAAAGAAATATCGCGCAGCGAAAGAGAAAGTCGACGCAACAAAAGTGTATCCTATCGAGAAGGCTGTGGAACTTGCACAGGCTACTTCTTACACTAAGTTTGATGGAACGATAGAGATCTCTACCAAAGTAAATTATAAATCTCTACAGAACGTGAGAGGGACCATTTCCCTTCCTCACGGAACCGGTAAACTGGTTCGGGTCCTTGTTTTCTGCAAAGGAGACAAACAGAACGACGCGAAAAACGCAGGTGCGGAATTCGTGGGCGATATGGACTTGATCGAGAAAGTTGCCGGCGGTTGGACCGATTTCGACGCTTGCGTCGCTACTCCCGATATGATGAAGGAAGTAGGAAAGCTCGGACCGATCTTAGGACGCAAGGGTTTAATGCCTAAGCCTAAGGCCGGAACCGTGACTAACGACGTAGCGAAAGCGGTTGCAGAGTTAAAATCCGGACGTATCGAATATCGCCCAGACAAAGGCGGTGTGGTGCATCTTGGAGTGGGCAAGGTCAGTTTCGATCATACCAAACTCGTGGAAAACATTCGCACAGTAGTTCAAACTCTTCTCCGGGATAAACCTTCGGATGCTAAGGGTGATTATCTGAAAACTTTCTCCGTGTCTCCTACTATGGGAGCGGGCGTGAAAGTGGACGTTAAGGAACTGGTCAACACATCCATCTGAGGATGTAGTAGACGGGAGTAGGAACAATGCCCAGCCAGGAAAAATTTGAAGCAGTAGCCGAATTAAAAGGCAGATTAGAAAAACGTAGCGACTTCATCCTAGCCAGCTACAGCGGACTCACGGTGGCTGAGATCACCGACCTTCGTGCGAAGCTTCGCAAGGAAGGATCCGAGATGAAAGTGATCAAGAATAATCTCTTTCTTCTCGCGCTGAAAGAATCCGAGAAGCATAAGGATAAGAACATCGCTTTCGGTCCCGAATATCAGGGAACGCTAGCGGCAATTTTCTCAGACGCGAACCTTCCCAACGCGGCGAAGATCCTAAAAGAATACGCTAAGACGAATAAGAACCTTATTCTGAAAGCGGGATATTTAGACGGATCCGTTCTGAACGCGGAAGGAGTGGAAGCAATCGCAGGTCTTCCGTCAAGAGAGCAACTCTTGGCACAGATCGCAGGCGGTATCAACGGTCCGGCAAGAAGCATCGCTTCTGGTATGAACCAAATTATCGCAGGACTTGCAAGAGCTATCCAAGCTGTCGCAGAAAAGAACAACCAGTAAGAACAAATTTTAGTAAGTAGTTTAAAGGACCAAACGGAATCTAAGGAGCACAAAATGTCTACCACTGAAGCGTTATTAGAGCAACTCGGCAAACTTACCCTCGTGGAAGCAGCTGACCTAGTTAAAAAAATGGAGGAGAAGTTCGGAATTTCCGCAGCGGCTCCAGTAGCAGTTGCAGCTGCGGCACCAGCAGCTGGCGGAGCGGCAGCAGCAGATGAGCCTGCATCCTTCAACGTAATCTTGAAAGGCTTCGGAGACAAAAAAATCGAAGTTATTAAGGTTGTTCGCGAGATCACTGGTCTTGGCTTGAAAGAAGCTAAAGACTTAGTCGAAGCTGGCGGAAAATCCGTTAAAGAAGGCGTTGCGAAAGCAGAAGCTGACGATCTTAAAAAGAAATTAGAAGCTGTCGGCGCTCAAATCGAACTTAAGGCAGTCTAATCAGGGAACCGAGGCTTTGTCTCCTCGATATCTGATTACAATCCTTTCACTCAGGCAGGGAGGCCAGCGGACTTCCTTGCCTAATTGTATTTTCTCCGCTCGCGTAATTATTTTCCACAACCCTAGGGGGCAACACGAATGTACGGTCAAGTAGAGAGAAAACGGGTAAACTTCGGTAAGATCACCAATCTGGATTACCTTCCTAACTTGATTCAGATTCAGAAGAAGTCCTTCGACTGGTTTCTTCAATCGGAAGTTAAGGACCCCACCAAGAGAAAGAACCAAGGTTTAGAAGCGGTCTTCCGGGAAACATTCCCGATCGAAAGTCCAAACAACGACATGGTCATGGAATACAGCCACTATGTCCTGGGCGAAGCTAAGAAGAACCCTCAAGAATGCAAGGATACGGATGCGACCTTTGCACTTCCTTTAAAAGCAGTTATCCGACTCATTATCAAAGAAACCGGTGAGATTCGCGAGCAGGTCGTCTATATGGGCGATCTTCCTGTGATGACCGAGCAAGGTACTTTTATCATCAACGGAGCAGAGCGCGTGGTCGTGTCTCAGCTTCACCGTTCTCCTGGTATCTTCTTCTCCTATGACGAAGAAAGAGATACTTACTCTGCCAGAGTGATCCCGTATCGCGGATCCTGGTTGGAATTCGAGATGGACAATAAGGGGATCCTGGTTGCAAAGATCGACCGGAAGAAAAAATTCCCTGCTACTCTTCTTGTTAAGTCTCTGGGACACGGGACCAACGAAGAGATCCTGAGACTCTTCTATAAATCCTCTAAGGCGAAGATCGGCGGAGCTTCCTCCAAAGAATTGAAGCGTCTGATCGGACGCAGAGTGATCGCCGACGTGATCAATATGGAAACCGGAGAGGTTATGCTCGATGCCGGTTCCAAGATCAACGAAGACAATATCTCCATCCTAAAAGAGATGAAGGTGAAGGAAGTCGAACTGGTAGAATATCCTCGCGACAAGGATAATCCTGTTCTGGTCAACTGCTTGGAGAAAGACGGCGTTAACGATTACGAAGACGCTATCCTGAAATTCCATAGCATTATGAGACAGGGAGAACCTTCTACCATAGAGAATGCGGAAGCGGAACTGAACCGTCTCTTCTTCTCTCCTAAGACCTTTGATCTGGGAGATGTGGGCCGTTATAAGATCAATAGCAAATTCGAGTTCAATAACCCGAAAGAATTCTCAAGCGCTCACGAAAGAGTTCTAAGACCTGCAGATATCATCGAGACTGTTCGCTATCTTCTGAACCTGATCTCCGAAACGGAGAACTATTATCCGGACGATATCGACCACTTAGGAAACCGTCGTATCCGTTCCGTAGGCGAGCTCATCGCGAACCAATTGAAAGTTGGTTTCACTCGAGTAGAAAGAGTGATCAAGGAAAGAATGACTGTCCAAGAAGTGGGAACTCAAACTCCTCAGCTTCTGATCTCTATCAAGCCGATCACTGCAGTTATCAACGAGTTCTTCGGTTCCAGCCAATTGTCCCAGTTCATGGACCAGACAAACCCTCTGGCAGAGCTCACACACAAACGTCGTTTGAACGCGCTTGGACCTGGAGGTCTTTCCAGAGACAGAGCGGGATTCGAAGTGCGTGACGTTCACTATAGCCACTACGGCCGTATGTGCCCGATCGAGACTCCGGAAGGTCCAAACATCGGACTCATTCTTTCCATGTCTTCTTATGCAAGAGTGAACGATTACGGGTTCTTAGAAACTCCATATCGCACCGTTAAGAACAGCAAGGTCGGAAATCATATCGAGTATCTGACTGCGGATAAGGAAGAATATCATTCTATCGCAGTCTCTTCTTCTCCTGTGGATGAGAAAGGCGAGTTCAAGAGCAAACTGATCTCTACTCGTCACAGATCCGATTATCCGTTCCGCAGCCCGAATGAGATCCAGTACATGGACTTGACTCCTATGCAGGTGGTTTCGGTCTCTACGGCTCTGATTCCGTTCCTGGAACATGATGACGCGAACCGCGCACTCATGGGTTCCAACATGCAACGTCAGGCAGTTCCTCTTCTTCGCCAAGAGGCTCCTTATGTGGGAACTGGTATGGAAACCCGTGCCGCATATGACTCTCGTATTTGTATTATCTCCAGACATGACGGTGTTGTGAAATATGTAGATGCGGAGAAGGTGATCATTGAGCGTAAGGGAGGAAAAGAATCCGACACTTACGATCTCACCAAATTCAAGAAGACCAACCAAGGCACTTGTTTCAATCAAACTCCTGTTGTAGGAGTAGTTCATTCAGAGATCGACGGAAGAGTATCCAAGGTCAGCAAAGAGAAGATCGAAGTGACCGCGGATAACGGAAGCGTAAGAGAATACTCTCTTGTTTCCGGGATCAAGCAATACCAACCGATCGTAAATAACGGAGAAGAAGTTCGCAGAGGATCCACTCTTGCAGGACAGATCGTTCTGGGTGAGAGAATGGACGAGAACGGGAACATCCTCCAGAAGGGAACTGTTCTTGCGGACGGTCCAGCAGTGGACAACGGAACTCTCGCACTCGGACGTAACGTTCTTGTGGCTTTCATGCCTTGGGAAGGTTACAACTTCGAGGATGCGATCCTGATCTCCGAAAAAGTAGTTAAAGACGATATCTTCTCTTCTATCCATATCGAAGAGTTCGAGATCCAAGCTCGTGAGACCAAATTGGGACAAGAGCAGATCACTCGAGATATCCCGAATCTTTCCGACAAGGCATTCCGCGATCTAGATGAGACCGGTGTGATCCGAGTCGGAGCGGAAGTGAAACCGGGAGATATCCTGGTGGGAATGGTGACTCCAAAAGGAGAAACGGACCTCACTCCTGAATACAAACTTCTTCATTCCATCTTCGGAGAGAAGGCGAAAGAAGTAAGAGATTCTTCTCTTCGCATGCCGAACGGATTCGAAGGAACCGTAATCGATATCAAACGTTTCTCTCGTGAAAGAGGCGACGAACTTCCTGCGGGCGTTGAAGAAATGGTAAAAGTCTTCGTAGCTCGTAAGCGTAAGCTTCTCGTCGGAGATAAAATGGCAGGACGTCACGGTAACAAAGGTGTCGTCGCTCGCATCATGGCCGAAGAGGACATGCCTTATATGGAAGACGGTACTCCGATGGATATCGTGTTGAACCCATTAGGTGTTCCTTCTCGTATGAACCTGGGACAGATCTTCGAAACTCAGCTGGGACTTGCTGCAAGCAAACTCGGTATCAATTTCGAGACCCCGGTCTTCGACGGAGCAACCGAAGCAGACGTTGAGAAGTATTGCAAGGAAGCAAATCTTCCACTCAGCTCTAAATTCAAATTATACGACGGACGTACCGGATTACCTTTCATGAACGAGGTATTCTGCGGTTACATCTACATGTTGAAACTCGCTCACTTGGTGGACGACAAGATCCACGCTCGTTCTACCGGACCTTACTCCTTGGTTACTCAACAACCTCTGGGAGGAAAGGCTCAATTCGGTGGTCAGCGTTTGGGAGAGATGGAGGTCTGGGCTCTCGAAGCTTACGGCGCTTCTCATACTCTTCAGGAACTTCTTACCATCAAGTCGGACGATATGTTGGGAAGAGCTAGGATTTATGAAGCCATCGTCAAAGGGATCCATTCCATTAAACCTGGAATTCCGGAGTCCTTTAACGTATTGGTGCAGGAACTCAGG contains these protein-coding regions:
- the rplJ gene encoding 50S ribosomal protein L10, yielding MPSQEKFEAVAELKGRLEKRSDFILASYSGLTVAEITDLRAKLRKEGSEMKVIKNNLFLLALKESEKHKDKNIAFGPEYQGTLAAIFSDANLPNAAKILKEYAKTNKNLILKAGYLDGSVLNAEGVEAIAGLPSREQLLAQIAGGINGPARSIASGMNQIIAGLARAIQAVAEKNNQ
- the rplK gene encoding 50S ribosomal protein L11, producing the protein MAAKKVVKQIKLQVEAGKANPAPPVGPALGQAGLNIMEFCKQFNERSKNQMGYKLPVVITVFSDRSFTFITKSPPAALLVKKAIGLETGSATPHTVKVGKITRKQLEEIAKTKMEDLNANDLDAAVQIIAGTCRSMGVTVEG
- the rplA gene encoding 50S ribosomal protein L1, with the translated sequence MKRGKKYRAAKEKVDATKVYPIEKAVELAQATSYTKFDGTIEISTKVNYKSLQNVRGTISLPHGTGKLVRVLVFCKGDKQNDAKNAGAEFVGDMDLIEKVAGGWTDFDACVATPDMMKEVGKLGPILGRKGLMPKPKAGTVTNDVAKAVAELKSGRIEYRPDKGGVVHLGVGKVSFDHTKLVENIRTVVQTLLRDKPSDAKGDYLKTFSVSPTMGAGVKVDVKELVNTSI
- the rpoB gene encoding DNA-directed RNA polymerase subunit beta, translating into MYGQVERKRVNFGKITNLDYLPNLIQIQKKSFDWFLQSEVKDPTKRKNQGLEAVFRETFPIESPNNDMVMEYSHYVLGEAKKNPQECKDTDATFALPLKAVIRLIIKETGEIREQVVYMGDLPVMTEQGTFIINGAERVVVSQLHRSPGIFFSYDEERDTYSARVIPYRGSWLEFEMDNKGILVAKIDRKKKFPATLLVKSLGHGTNEEILRLFYKSSKAKIGGASSKELKRLIGRRVIADVINMETGEVMLDAGSKINEDNISILKEMKVKEVELVEYPRDKDNPVLVNCLEKDGVNDYEDAILKFHSIMRQGEPSTIENAEAELNRLFFSPKTFDLGDVGRYKINSKFEFNNPKEFSSAHERVLRPADIIETVRYLLNLISETENYYPDDIDHLGNRRIRSVGELIANQLKVGFTRVERVIKERMTVQEVGTQTPQLLISIKPITAVINEFFGSSQLSQFMDQTNPLAELTHKRRLNALGPGGLSRDRAGFEVRDVHYSHYGRMCPIETPEGPNIGLILSMSSYARVNDYGFLETPYRTVKNSKVGNHIEYLTADKEEYHSIAVSSSPVDEKGEFKSKLISTRHRSDYPFRSPNEIQYMDLTPMQVVSVSTALIPFLEHDDANRALMGSNMQRQAVPLLRQEAPYVGTGMETRAAYDSRICIISRHDGVVKYVDAEKVIIERKGGKESDTYDLTKFKKTNQGTCFNQTPVVGVVHSEIDGRVSKVSKEKIEVTADNGSVREYSLVSGIKQYQPIVNNGEEVRRGSTLAGQIVLGERMDENGNILQKGTVLADGPAVDNGTLALGRNVLVAFMPWEGYNFEDAILISEKVVKDDIFSSIHIEEFEIQARETKLGQEQITRDIPNLSDKAFRDLDETGVIRVGAEVKPGDILVGMVTPKGETDLTPEYKLLHSIFGEKAKEVRDSSLRMPNGFEGTVIDIKRFSRERGDELPAGVEEMVKVFVARKRKLLVGDKMAGRHGNKGVVARIMAEEDMPYMEDGTPMDIVLNPLGVPSRMNLGQIFETQLGLAASKLGINFETPVFDGATEADVEKYCKEANLPLSSKFKLYDGRTGLPFMNEVFCGYIYMLKLAHLVDDKIHARSTGPYSLVTQQPLGGKAQFGGQRLGEMEVWALEAYGASHTLQELLTIKSDDMLGRARIYEAIVKGIHSIKPGIPESFNVLVQELRGLALDIVITDSEGNSVDISDYEDEYSKSKKKIKFETIENA
- the rplL gene encoding 50S ribosomal protein L7/L12, with translation MSTTEALLEQLGKLTLVEAADLVKKMEEKFGISAAAPVAVAAAAPAAGGAAAADEPASFNVILKGFGDKKIEVIKVVREITGLGLKEAKDLVEAGGKSVKEGVAKAEADDLKKKLEAVGAQIELKAV